Part of the Streptomyces sp. NBC_01353 genome, GCGGTTCCGGCGAGATGGTGCAGCGTGCCGTCCGCGAGAAGAACAACACGCAGGCCGATGTCATCGTGACCCTGCCGCCCTTCATCCAGCAGGCCGACTCCAAGGGGCTGCTCCAGGCGTACACCCCGAAGGGCGCCGAGCAGGTCGACGGCGGGAACAAGGCGGCCGACGGCAAGTGGACCTCCGTCGTCAACAACTACTTCGGTTTCATCCACAACAAGCAGCAGCTGAAGGAGGCTCCCAAGACCTGGGAGGAGCTCCTCGACGCCAAGTACAAGAACAAGCTGCAGTACTCCACCCCCGGTGTCGCCGGTGACGGCACGGCCGTGGTCATCAAGGCGATGCACGACTTCGGCGGCCAGGAGCCGGCGATGGAGTACCTGAAGAAGCTCCAGACCAACAACGTCGGCCCGTCCTCCTCGACCTCCAAGCTGGCGCCGAAGGTCGACAAGGGCGAGATCCTCGTCGCCAACGGCGATGTCCAGATGAACTTCGCCCAGTCGAAGTCCATGCCGAACCTCGGCATCTGGTTCCCGGCCAAGGACGGTGGTAAGCCCACCAGCTTCGCCCTGCCGTACGCCGCGGGTCTGGTGAACAAGGCCCCGCACAGCGAGAACGGCAAGAAGCTGCTCGACTTCATGCTGAGCGAGCAGGCCCAGCGCGAGGTCAGCGCGATCGGCGGCGGCTTCCCGGCCCGCAAGGACGTCAAGGCCACCGACGCCAACGCCATCGAGCTCGCGAAGCTGATGGAGGGCGTCGAGATCTTCGAGCCGAACTGGGCCGACATCGACAAGAACCTGACCGACTACGTCGACGCCTGGAAGACGGCCACCGGAAGCTAACCGCGGGCTTCCAAGAGTTCACCGCACGGCCCCTGGAATCCCTCCGCATGTAGCGGAAAGATAACGGGTACGGACCAACGCCCCCGAGGAATCGGGGGCGTTGGCGTGTCCTCGCCCCCTCCTCGCCCCCTTCCACGGAGGATCCAGATGCCGATCACCGGCATATCCACGGCCCTGCCCACCGGAGTCTCCCGCCGCACCGTGCTCGCCGCCGCGGGCGCCGCGGCGGCCGTCGCCGCCTCGGGCGTCGTCACCCCGCCCGCCGCCCACGCCGCCGCCCCCACGCTCCCGAACGGCACCAGCAAGGACAAGGTGCTCGTCGTCGGCATGGACGGCCTGCGGTACGACAGGATCGACGCGGCCAAGGCCCCGACCCTCAAGTCGCTGATGGCGAACGGCACGTACGGCCTGTCGCTGCTCTACGCCAACCCGATGGCCGCCACCTCCTCCGGCCCGGGCTGGTCGACCATCTCCACCGGTGTCTGGCCCGACAAGCACGGCGTGAAGGACAACACCTTCGCCGGCAAGAACTACGCCAAGTACCCCGGATTCCTGGCCCGGTTGAACCAGGTCCGCCCCGAACTCTCGCTCTTCGCGGCCGTCGACTGGCCCGAGCTCGACACGCACGGCACAGTCACTCCCGGCGCCGACGCCAAGCTCGTCCACAACAACAACTACGCCGTGAACGACAAAGTCATCACGGACGCGACCGAGGACATCCTTCGGAACCAGAACCCGGACGTCGTCTTCGTCTACTTCGGAGAGACCGACGAGATGGGGCACTCCTACGGCGCCGCCAGCCAGAAGTACCTGGACGCCATCGCCGTCCAGGACGGCTACCTCGGCCGCCTCGTCGCCGCGATCAAGGCCCGCACGTCGTACGCCACCGAGCGCTGGACGGTCATCGTCACCACCGACCACGGCCACACCGACGCCGGCGGCCACGGCGGCTCCTCCATCGAGGAGCGCCGCACCTTCGTCCTCGCGCAAGGGCCCGGCATCGCCGCCGGCGCCCGCCCCATCGACACCCGCCTCGTCGACGTCGCAGCCACCGTCTTCCACCAGCTCGGCATCGCGCCCGACCCCTCCTGGGGCCTGGACGGCAAGCCGATCCAGCAGCGCTCGACCGACCCCTTCGACGCGCTGCACTCCTCCCTCACCGGCCGCGTCGACGAGACCGGCATCCCCGCCGGCGTCCTCGGCTTCACCCACACCGCGCCCGGCGGCTGGTCCGTCATCAACAACGCCATGGGCACCGGCGGCATGACCGAGTGGCGCGGCTGGGCCTTCGCCACCGACGAGTTCTGGTCCCGCACCCAGCGAGACCAGTCCCGCGAACTCAACATCCGCTCCCGAGGCGTCTTCGCCGTCGCCGACTCCGACGAGTGGGCCGACAAGACGTTCTCCGGTACGTACGACTCGACGCTGGTCACCCCCGCGTACAGCGTCTCCGGAGCGGCCCGCGTCACGCTGGACTTCACCACCTTCTACCGCCAGGAGGGCAGCCAGACCGCCCAGGTCCTGGCCTCCTTCAACGGCGGCACGCCGACCGTCGTCAAGAGCTACACCTCCGACGTGATCTCCCAGCCGCAGTCGCTCACCGTGAACGTCCCCGCCGGGGCGTCCAGCGTGAGCTTCCGCTTCCGCTACACCGGTTCCAACAACTGGTACTGGGTGATCGACGGGGTCAAGATCGCCACTTCCTGATTAGTCTGGGGGCGTCGCCACAGTGCTGTCGCGGCGCCCCCAGCACACCGCACGATTTCTGTACGGCAGGAGTCCCCGCACATGGCAGAGCGCAAGCCGATCGAATCCTGGCTCACGGACATGGACGGCGTCCTCATCCACGAGGGCGTCCCGATCCCCGGCGCGGACGCGTTCATCAAGAAGCTGCGGGAGACCGGGAAGCCCTTCCTGGTCCTCACGAACAACTCGATCTACACCGCCCGCGACCTGCACGCCCGCCTCGCTCGTATGGGCCTGGACGTGCCCGTGGAGAACATCTGGACCTCGGCGCTCGCCACCGCCCGGTTCCTCGACGACCAGCGCCCCGGCGGCACCGCCTACGTCATCGGCGAGGCCGGCCTGACCACCGCGCTGCACGACATCGGCTACGTCCTCACCGACCACGACCCCGACTACGTGGTCCTCGGCGAGACCCGGACGTACTCCTTCGAGGCCATGACCAAGGCCGTCCGGCTCATCAACGCGGGCGCCCGGTTCATCTGCACCAACCCCGACGAGACCGGCCCCTCGCTCGAAGGCCCGCTGCCCGCCACGGGCTCGGTCGCCGCGCTGATCACCAAGGCCACCGGCAAGGACCCGTACTTCGCGGGCAAGCCCAACCCGCTGATGATGCGGACCGGCCTCAACGCGATCGGTGCCCACTCCGAGTCCAGCGCCATGATCGGCGACCGGATGGACACCGACATCCTGGCCGGTCTGGAGGCGGGGATGCAGACCTTCCTGGTCCTGACCGGTCTGACGACGTACGCGGAGATCGACCGCTTCCCCTACCGCCCCTCCAAGATCGTCGACTCGATCGCCGACCTCGTGGACCGCGTGTAACCGCCGGTCGGCCCCGGGGCGTGCCCCGGTCGGGCCCCTGCGGATGCGAAACGACCGGAACCGGGTGAACCTTCCACTACCAGGAGGTCACGATGCGTTCAGGTTCCATTGCTCTCCGTGCCGCAGGGGCGGCCGTCATCCTGGTACTGGCACCCACGGCCGGTACCGCCTTTGCCGGTGACGGTGTCAAGGTCACCGTCACCCCGTCCACCGCCAAGCCCGGCGCCGATGTCGACGTCCGTGTCCAGGGCTGCAAGGGCACCACCGGCGCCGCCAGGTCCCACGCGTTCGTCGCCGACGCCGAGCTCACCGGCCGTGACGGGGGCGAGTACGTCCTCTTCGGCGACACCACGGTCAAGTCGGGTCTTCAGAAGGGCACGTACAAGGTCAGCGTCACCTGCGACGGCCGGGACCACCGTGACGTCGGCGTGGTCCACGTCGAGAAGCACAGGCCGGAGCCGACCCACGAGGCCACGCTCGAGCCGATCCACCGGCCGACGTACCACCCGAGCCCCGTGGCCCCGGTCCGGGCCGGCGGCGGAGGCGCGGCCCTGGCGGTCCCGGTGCCCGCTGCACCTGGAGTCGCGCAGACCACGTCCGAGAGCGGCCTCGGCACCCCGTACACCCTCGTCGGCCTCGGCATGGCCGCGATCGCCGCCGTGGCCGTCGCCTTCCGCAGCGCGCGCCGCCGCCGCACGGGCACGACGCCGGGCGCGGACTGACCGTGTCCGAGGCGAGCCGCCCGGCCGGCACCGGTCGGATGCTGACCGGCGTGGCCTGGGCCCTCCTGCTCCTGGGCCTCTGGCTCTGGGGCCGCGAGATCACCGAAGGGCCGGGCGGCACCTCGGCCCCGACCACCGGTGACATGGCCGCGGTCGGCCGCCCGCTCGGCGCCCCGCTGCCCCCGGCACACCGCCCCCTGCTCCCCGCCGAGCCGCGCCGGGTCGAGATCCCCTCCCTCGGCATCGCCGCGCCGGTCGTCGGACGCGGCCTGGACGCCACGGGCGCGGTGGACCCGCCGCCCTTCGAGATGCCCCACACGGTCGGCTGGTTCCGCACCGGCACCCGGCCGGGCGCCGAGGGCGCGGCTCTCCTCGTCGGCCACGTCGACACCGCGACCAAGCCCGCCGTCTTCTACGGCCTGAGCTCCGCCCGCCCCGGTGAGACGGTCAACGTGACCCGGACCGACGGCACGGTCGCCGAGTTCACCATCGACGACGTCCAGGTCTTCCCCCGGGAGCGCTTCGACGCCCGGAAGGTGTACGGGCAGCGCCAGGCCGACCGGGCCGAACTGCGTCTGATCACCTGCGGCGGCACCTTCGACCGCAAGACCGGCGCGTACACGGCGAACGTCGTCGTCTCCGCGTACCTCACCGGCACGGGCAAGGCCTGACGCACAGGTAAGGCCTGACGCACGGGCAGCACCCGGCACATGGCCAGGGCTTGGCGCCCGGGCAGGGCCTGGGAAGCGGAGCAGCCGCCGCCAGGCCCGGCCGGCGGACCACGTCCCGCGCGCCCGACGGCCGGGCCGGTCCTCGACCACGGGCGCACGGGCTGCGGGAGAAGCCCGGCGCCGCCGCGGGAGGTTCGGGTTCCGCAACTGTAGAACGGGCTTCCGGTCCCGGCCCAGACCTCCTTTGTGCCACGATTGTCCTGACCGGTTCCGTACGGTTCCGTACACCCAAGGGGGAGTGGATGTACGCACATCGCACCGGACGTGCCCGCCTGGCCTGCGCCGCGCCGCTGGCCGCGGCTCTGCTGCTGTCGGCGTGCACGTCGTCCGGCGGCGGCTCAGGGGACGGTGGGGACAAGGGCACCGCACCGCCGTCCGGCACCCAGCAGCCGAAGGAGACGGACCCTTTCTGGGTCAACCCGCAGGGCAAGGCGGCCAGGCAGCTCGCCGCGTACACGAAGGCGGGCCGCGCCGCGGACGCCGAACTCGTCGAGAAGATCGCCTCCCAGCCGGCCGGCGAATGGGTCGGCACGGAGCGGCCCGAGGACGAGGCCAGGGCGCTGACCGAGGCCGCCCACAAGGCCGACCGGGAGGCGCTGCTCGTCCTCTACAACATCCCGCACCGCGACTGCGGCCAGCACTCCGCGGGCGGCGCGGCCGACGCCGGCGCCTACCGCGAGTGGGTCGAGAAGGTCGCCCGGGGCATCGGGGAGCGGCGCGCCACCGTCGTCCTGGAGCCGGACGCGGTGATGCACATGGTCGACGGCTGCACCGAGCAGCAGTACCACGAGGAGCGGTACGAGCTCCTGAAGGGCGCCGTCCAGCGGCTGAAGCGCCGGCCCGGCGTCACTGTCTACCTGGACGCGGGGAACGCCGGCTGGGGCAAGCCGGAGGAGATCTTCGAGCCGCTGCGGCGCGCGGGCGTCGGGGACGCCGACGGCTTCGCGGTCAACGTCTCCAACTTCCAGACCACCGAGGCGAGTACGGCCTACGGCACGCAATTGTCGGACCGGATCGGCGGCAAGCCCTTCGTCGTCGACACCAGCCGCAACGGCAACGGCCCCTACACCGAGGGCGATCCGCGGGAGAACTGGTGCAACCCGCCCGGCCGCGCGCTCGGCGAGCCCCCGACCGTCCGCACCGCCGACCCGCTGGTCAAGGCCTATCTGTGGATCAAGCGGCCGGGCGAGTCGGACGGTGACTGCAAGGGCGGTCCGAAGGCGGGGGAGTGGTTCGAGCAGTACGCGCTCGACCTGGCCCGCGGCGCCGAGTAGGGCCGTCGGGGCGGTCAGGAACGGTCGGGCCGGTGGGGACCGGTCAGGGCACCTCCACCCAGCGGGCTTCGGAGGGGGTGCCCCGCGCGTCCGTCACGAAGAGCATGTACCAGCCGGACGGGACCAGCGCGCGGTTCTTCGGCACCCCGAGCTCGACCCGGCCGGCCGTCTTCTTGAGCGTCAGGGCGATCGTGCGCTGGTCGACGTCGGTGACATGGGTGACGGCGCTCGGCCGGATCAGCTTCGCGGAGGTGATCGCCGCGGACTGCTGCGTACGGAACACCCCTGTGGTCCCACGGGCGATCCTGCGCGGCCCTTCGCCGAGTTCGGGCCTGCCGCCGTCCCGGTAGAGATAGGGCGGGGTCCAGAGCTCGATGCGCTGCTCGAAGACGCCGGGCCGGGTGTTCGCCGGGTCGGAGAAGAGCGAGTCCGAGCCGAAGATCATGACCCTGCCGTCGGGGAGCAGCAGCGAGCCCGAGTGGTAGTTGCGGCCCACCCTCGGGTCGGCGACGCGCTTGTACGTACCGGTCCTCGGGTCGTACGTCCGCGCCTGGAGGATGTCGGACCCGCCGCGCCCCCGGTAGTCCTCCGAGCCGCCGGTGACGAACACGGTGTCGTCCGGGAGCAGTGAGGCGCTGGGGTAGCGGGTGCCCTTCTCCAGGACGGCGCCGTCACGGAAGCGCGGGTCGGCGGCCTTGAGGTCGACGAGCCGGGTCTTCGCGCTGGCCTTGTCGGACTCACCGACCCCGCCGCCGCCGATCACCATGAACCGCTGGTCCTGGGCGGGCGGCAGCATCACGGTCGCGGAGGTCTCCATGCGGTCGGGGTCGCTCAGCCCGGGGACCTTGGTGAAGGTGTTGGTGCCCAGGTCCCAGATCCCGGGGTCGCGGCCGACGTCGGCCGGCCCGTAGCCGGCGTTCGAACCCGAGTAGAAGAGCTTCCCGTTCGACATCAGGAAGATCGCCGGGTACGTCGGGAAGCGCCGCTCGGTCCCGGTGTACGTCCACTTCTTCGTCCTCGGGTCGTAGATCTCGTCCTTGCCGGGCACGATCTGCCCGATCTCGTCGAGCCCGGAGAGGGCGAGGACCCGGCCGTCCTTCAGCGTGGTCAGCGTGGGGTACCAGCGGGCCTCGTTCATCGGGTCGACGGTCACGTACTTCTCGGCGACCGGATCGAACTCGTAGGCCTCCCTGATTCCCTGGAAGTCCTTCTTGTCCAGGGCGAGTTTCTGCGCGATGCCGTACACGTTGCGGGCGTCGGAGCCCTTCATGCCGGCCACCCGGTAGTTGTCCTCGGTGCCGGTCTCGTACGCCTTCCCGGACCGCTCGGCCTCGACGTAGATCCGGCCGAGGCCGGGGGTGTTGTGGAGGAACCGCCCGGTGTTCCTGTCGAAGACCTTGGTGGCCCGCTCGACCAGGACGGGGTCCTTGGAGACGAAGGTCTTGCCGTTCGCCTTGCCGGTGAAGCGGGTTCCGGCGGGCAGGGTGATCGGCTTGTCGGGGTCCTCGTTGTGGACGATCATCAGGCCGCCGGCCTTGGTGACATCGCCCTCCAGCTTCTCGTACCGCTTCGTGCCGCCCGCCACCAGCAGCTTCCCGTCCGGGAGTTGGGTGTGCCCGGCGCAGAACATGTCCTTCGGGGTCGGGATCTTCTTGAAGTTCCCGGTCTTCGGATCCCACAGCACCGACTCGAACTTCTTCGCGTCGAAGTTCTTCTGGTTGTTCCCCGAACCCGCGATCAGCAGCACCTTCCCGGTGTGCAGCAGGGCCGCGTGGATGGCGTTGACCCGGAAGTCGGCGGGCACGTCGAGAAAGTCCCAGTGCCCGCTCGAAGCCTTGTACTCGGGCCGGTCGATCGCGTACTCGTGATACCGCTCCGAGCCGAACCGCCACAGCGCCGGCCCGTTCATCCCGGCGACCGCGACGACCACCGCGGCCCCGATCGCCACCCGTCGGAACCGGTTGCGACGCGCGTTGGCGATCATTCGCTACGCCCTCCCGGCACACTCTCCATGGGCTGCTGCGGGGCCTCGGCCCAGCGGGGCCGCTGCGCCGGTACGTGGAAGGGTGCGGCCGGCGCCTCGGCGCGCCGCCGCCGCTCGGCGCGGATGCCGTACCGCCAGGCGAGGATCGGCGCGGCCGTGATCAGCAGCGCCAGCGAGGCCCAGGTGATCATCGCGGGGTGGTCGTGCCCGAAGTAGAACGAGGAGGCGAGCGAACCCCCGAAGACGACGATGAAGAAGAGATGGATCCGGAAGGTGCCGAAGAGGGTGTCGGGGCTGGAGGAGTCGCCCTTGGGCGTCACCACGAAGGAGCTCTTGCGCCGCAGCACCGCGTCCATCAGCGAGCGGGCGTAGATCGGCGCGGAGAGCGCGGACATCGCCATCCCGGCCAGGCCGCCGGACCCCTCGGGCTCGTGCGGCGAGACGTTGTGGCGCCGGTTCCAGATGTAGAGCCCGATCTGGAGCGCGGAGGCGTTGCCGTACAGCATCATCCACATCGCCGGGTCGATCTGGACGCCCGAGGCGCCCATGCCCAGGAAGAGCGCGCAGCTCAGCGCGGCCAGGATCCAGTTCAGCGCCGACATCGGATAGAAGATGATCATCATCGTGTAGTTGAAGAGCTTGCCGGGCGGCAGCGTCCCGAAGCCCTTCCAGTACTGCTTGAGGATCGTCTCGTACGTGCCACGGGACCAGCGCAGCTGCTGGGTGAAGAAGTCGGTCCAGGCGGTCGGGCCCTCGCCGACGGCGAGCACGTCGGGCGTGTACACCGAGCGCCATTTGCGGCCCGTGGCGGGGTTGCGGTGCCGGTGCATCTCGAATCCGGTCGCCATGTCCTCGGTGATCGAGTCGTACAGCCCGCCGATCTGCTTGAGCGCCCGGATCCGTACGGCGTTGGAGGTGCCGACGAACATCGGTGCGCCGTAGCGGTTGCCGGCGCGCTGGATCAGGGCGTGGAAGAGGAACTGCTGGGACTCGGCGGCCTTGGTGACGAAGGTGTCGTAGTTGCCGTAGACCTGCGGTCCGATGACGAAGCCGACGTCCGGGTCGCGGAACCAACCCAGCATCCGCTCCAGGTAGTTGGGGAGCGGGACGTGGTCGGTGTCGACGGAGGCGAAGAAGTCGTAGTCGTCGCCGTGCGCCTGCAGCCAGGCGTTGTAGTTGCCGTGCTTGGTCTTCGCGCGGTGCGGCCCCTCGGACTGGTTCCAGGCGGGGACGCCCTTGCGGGAGAAGTGGCGGACGCCGAGCCGGGCGCAGACCGCCTTGACCTCGGAGTCGTCCCCCTCGTCGAGCAGCCAGACGTGCATGGGCCCGCGGTGGCGGATCTTCACGGCCGCCCGGAGGGTCTTCGTCACCATGGCGAGGGGTTCCTTGCCCGGGACGAAGGAGGTGAGGAAGGCGACGCGCGTGCCGGCCTCCGGGACCACCGGGACCGGGTCGCGGGCGACCAGGGTCGCGTGCGCGTTCGACAGGACGTTCATGGTGCGGAAGAGCTCGATCAGGCCGATCGACACCAGCATCACGATGTCGAGGGCGCGGAGCAGGTCGTTGTCGAGGTTCGGATCCCGCTCGGTCCAGTGCTGAGGCTGCATCAGCCAGACGAACAGGCCCAGCGAGACGAGCGGCGCGGCGCCGAGCAGGAGCGCGGCGCGCAGCCGGTGCGGCTCCTGGGAGAGCAGGGAGCGGTAGCGCACCCGGTAGGGCTCGCGCGGATCGGGCTCGGTCAGTGGCCCGGCGAGCCGGCTGTAGTGGTCGTAGTCGTAGCGTGGCAGTGTCGTCACGGAACGGAGCCGAGTGCCCCCGGCGGGCGTCCATGCAGACGTCATGAGTCCATCCCCCCGTGCGCGGCCGCGGGCGGGGCCCCCACCCCGCACTCGACGCGACCATGCGTCGCCCCCAACCCCCCAGGGACCAAGCCAGAGTCCACGACCTCGCTTCTTGATCGCAAGGGCGAAACAAGCTGTTTACCGCCCAAAGTCGGGCGCTCTGGTTCTGCTGTGACGAAAGGGATGCCGCAGGCTCATGGGACGACCGAGGCCCCCTCACCGATGGTGAGGGGGCCTCGATTCCGCGTGCGCCGCCAGGGACTCGAACCCCGGACCCGCTGATTAAGAGTCAGCTGCTCTAACCAACTGAGCTAGCGGCGCTTGCTGACCTGCGTAACTCTACCCGACGTCCGGGGGTGCTTCCGACCATTACCGATCGCTCTCGGCCTGTCGGATGGTCGTATCAGGCCTTCGATCCGTCAAAATGCGATTTGTCCGGACAGTTGAGACACTGGCGCCCGTGCATCAGCGCCAAAAGATCTTGACGAGTGTGGAGGGGAATCGCATGAGCCTTCCGGTCTTCGAGGAGTTCGAGCCCGCGGCCGACTGCGGCTGCGCGGGCTGCGCCCGGCAGCGGCGCGATCGTGTCCTTGGCCTGCCCGTACGGGCAGGCGGCCACCCGGCGGGGCACGGAGCGCGCCGCGCGCTGGTCCTGGTGACGGCAGCGGGCATGGCCCTGGGGGGAGGGGGCGCGTCGGCGATGGCGGCGGGGGCGGTGGGGCTTGTGGTGGATACGACGGGCGGGCAGGTGGGCCTTGCGGCGGACAGGGCGTCGGTGCCGGGGCCCGACACGCCCCAGGGTGATGCGGGCCCGCTGCACGGCGGAGCGCACGGGCCCGGTCCCGGCTCCGGCTCTGGTTCCGGTCCGCAGCCCCCGCCCGGCGCCACCCCGACGACAGATCAGGCCTCCGCCCAGTCCCTGCGGAAGACCACTCGCGCCGAGATCATCAACCGCGCCAAGCGGTGGGTGAGCGCGCAGGTCCCGTACTCGATGGAGAAGTACTGGTCCGACGGCTACCGCCAGGACTGCTCCGGCTACATCTCGATGGCGTGGAACCTGCGCGCCAACGAGTGGACCGGCAGCCTGGACAGCTTCGCCGAACGGATCGACCGTACGGATCTCCAGCCCGGCGACATCCTTCTCTTCCACAACCCGGCCGATCCGACCAGGGGCTCGCACGTCACGCTCTTCGGCGGGTGGACGGACTACACCCACACGTCGTACATCGCGTACGAGCAGACCAAGCCGCGCACGCGCCGGCAGGCCACGCCGCTCGCGTACTGGGTCAACGCGGACCGCTATGTGGCGTACCGCTACAAGGCCGTGGCCGGTGGCGGCAGGGGTGGTGGCGTGTCCACGACCGCGGCGCCCCAGCCGGCCGCCGGCGCCGTCGCGACCGCGGCCCCGTATCCGGGCGAGCCGATGTTCGGCGTCGGGGCGAACAACGCGTACGTCACCCAGCTCGGGCGGCTGCTGATCGCGCGGGGTGCCAAGCAGTACTACAGCCAGGGCCCCGGTCCGCGCTGGGGCGAGGCGGACCGCCGGGCGACCCAGGAGTTCCAGCGGGCGCAGGGCTGGAAGGGCAAGGAGGCGGACGGGCTGCCGGGGCCGCAGACGTGGCGACTGCTGGTGTCGGGCCAAGGCCGGAGCATCGGCGGTTCGAGTGGTTCGGGCGGTCCGAGCGTAGATGTGCAGGGGTTCCCCGGGCGTGGCTGCTTCCGTCCGGGCCAATCCAGCGCATATGTGGAGAAGCTGGGCAAGCAGCTGGTGAAGCGGGGCTACGGCAAGCACTACCTGTCGGGTCCCGGTCCGCGCTGGGGCGAGGCGGACCGTCGCAATGTCGAGGCGTTCCAGCGGGCACAGGGATGGCGCGGCTCCGCGGCCGACGGCTACCCGGGCCCGGAGACCTGGCGGCGCCTGTTCCGATGACCCCGAGAACATGAGGTGGATCCCATGACCCGTTCGACCCCAAACCCCGACTCGGGCGCGGCGGCGAGCCGCGACGCGGCCCGGTCGGCGATCCGCCTGACGGACGAGTCCCGCCCACCGAGACGGCACCCGTCGGACGCCTCCCGCCACGGCCCGACGCCGGGGGCGGGCGGGGGCGGTGACGGTTCCGCCGCGGCGCCGGGCGGGGGCGGTCCCGTTGCCTCGGCCCCGGCGGGGCGCATGGACGGCGTCGCCGTCGAGGAACGGACGAACGCCGGGCCGGTCCCGTCGGCCGCATCCGTGAGCGGGGTCGGTGACCCCGAGGGCCCGAAGAACGGGACCGCGGGGAGCGGAGCCCCGAACGCGTCGACGACCCTCGAGGGTGCGGTCGGAGTGGGCCAGGACAACCGTCCAGGTTCGCCGGTCGCGTCGACGGCGGCGGGTGGGTTGGACGCGGGTTCCGGCGGGTCGGCTGCCGCCGGTGGTGCGGCGGGGGTCGGCTCGGACGACCGGCCTGGCTCTCCCGCCGGCGCGGCGGGTGCCCCGCACACGTCCGCCGGCGCGGGCAATCGGCCCGGTTCGCCTGTGGCTTCGGCGACCTCGTCGGGTGCGCCGACGGCGGCGGGTGGGTTGGACGCGGGTTCCGGCGGGTCGGCTGCCGCCGGTGGTGCGGCGGGGGTCGGTCCGGACGACCGGCCTGGCTCTCCCGCCGGCGCGGCGGGTGCTCCGCACACGTCCGCCGGCGCGGGCAATCGGCCCGGTTCGCCTGTGGCTTCGGCGACCCTCTCGGGCGCGTCGACGGCGGCGGGTGGGTTGGACGCGGGTTCCGGCGGGTCGGCTGCCGCCGGTGGTGCGGCGGGGGTCGGTCCGGACAACAGGCCTGGCTCTCCCGCCGGCGCGGCGGGTGCCCCGCACACGTCCGCCGGCGCGGGCAATCGGCCCGGTTCGCCTGTGGCTTCGGCGACCCTCTCGGGCGCGTCGACGGCGGCGGGTGGCCTGGACACGCGCTCCGGCAGGTCGGCTGCCGCCGGAGATGCGGCCGGGGTCGGCTCGGACAACAGGCCCGGCTCTCCCGCCGGCCCGGCGACCTCGTCGGGTGCGTCGACGGCGGCGGGTGGCCCGGACACGCGCTCCGGCAGGTCGGCTGCCGCCGGAGATGCGGCCGGGGTCGGCTCGGACAACAGGCCCGGCTCTCCCGCCGGCCCGGCGACCTCGTCGGGTGCGTCGACGGCGGCGGGTGGCCCGGACACGCGCTCCGGCAGGTCGGCTGCCGCCGGAGATGCGGCCGGGGTCGGTCCGGACGCCCGGCCCGGTTCTCCCGCCGGCTCGGCGGGTTCGGCGCTCGGGGCGTCGGCCAGGGTGGACGGCTCGGATGTGCCCGGTGGGCCGGGGGCTCGGCCTGACGTGCCTGCCGATTGGCCCGGTTCGCCGTGGGCCTCCCAGGGTTCGTTGACCCCGTCGGGCGGCCCGCAGGCGTCCTCCGGCGCCCACCGGCCCGGCGTGTCGACGACCGGCAGTGGCGTTGCCGGGACGGGCCAGGACAACCGGTCCGGTTCGCCCGCCGCTGTGGCGGGTTCCGTTACGTCGCCAGGCGCGTCGGCCACGCCAACTGGCCCGGGCGGGCGGCCCGGCGGGTCGGCGGCCGCCGGTGGTGCTGCGGGGACCGGTCGGGACGCCCGGCCCGGCTCCGCTGTCCCGCCCACCGCGTCGACCACGCCCGGTGGCCCGGACGAGCGGCCCGGGTCCCCCGACGAGGCGACCACGCCCGGTGGCCCGGCGGGGGCCGGTCCGGGCAACCGGCCAGGTTCGCCCACCGTCCTGCCGGCCGCGGCGGACGGCCCAGGGGCAACGCCCGGCAACCGCCCCGGCGCAGCCAAGCCCGTGGACGACATGCGGCGGATCATCGGGGCCGAAGTCGGCGTCATCGCCGTGCCCGTCGCCGCCGAGGCGCCTGCGGC contains:
- a CDS encoding class F sortase, which produces MSEASRPAGTGRMLTGVAWALLLLGLWLWGREITEGPGGTSAPTTGDMAAVGRPLGAPLPPAHRPLLPAEPRRVEIPSLGIAAPVVGRGLDATGAVDPPPFEMPHTVGWFRTGTRPGAEGAALLVGHVDTATKPAVFYGLSSARPGETVNVTRTDGTVAEFTIDDVQVFPRERFDARKVYGQRQADRAELRLITCGGTFDRKTGAYTANVVVSAYLTGTGKA
- a CDS encoding glycoside hydrolase family 6 protein, whose protein sequence is MYAHRTGRARLACAAPLAAALLLSACTSSGGGSGDGGDKGTAPPSGTQQPKETDPFWVNPQGKAARQLAAYTKAGRAADAELVEKIASQPAGEWVGTERPEDEARALTEAAHKADREALLVLYNIPHRDCGQHSAGGAADAGAYREWVEKVARGIGERRATVVLEPDAVMHMVDGCTEQQYHEERYELLKGAVQRLKRRPGVTVYLDAGNAGWGKPEEIFEPLRRAGVGDADGFAVNVSNFQTTEASTAYGTQLSDRIGGKPFVVDTSRNGNGPYTEGDPRENWCNPPGRALGEPPTVRTADPLVKAYLWIKRPGESDGDCKGGPKAGEWFEQYALDLARGAE
- a CDS encoding alkaline phosphatase family protein, producing MPITGISTALPTGVSRRTVLAAAGAAAAVAASGVVTPPAAHAAAPTLPNGTSKDKVLVVGMDGLRYDRIDAAKAPTLKSLMANGTYGLSLLYANPMAATSSGPGWSTISTGVWPDKHGVKDNTFAGKNYAKYPGFLARLNQVRPELSLFAAVDWPELDTHGTVTPGADAKLVHNNNYAVNDKVITDATEDILRNQNPDVVFVYFGETDEMGHSYGAASQKYLDAIAVQDGYLGRLVAAIKARTSYATERWTVIVTTDHGHTDAGGHGGSSIEERRTFVLAQGPGIAAGARPIDTRLVDVAATVFHQLGIAPDPSWGLDGKPIQQRSTDPFDALHSSLTGRVDETGIPAGVLGFTHTAPGGWSVINNAMGTGGMTEWRGWAFATDEFWSRTQRDQSRELNIRSRGVFAVADSDEWADKTFSGTYDSTLVTPAYSVSGAARVTLDFTTFYRQEGSQTAQVLASFNGGTPTVVKSYTSDVISQPQSLTVNVPAGASSVSFRFRYTGSNNWYWVIDGVKIATS
- a CDS encoding HAD-IIA family hydrolase — its product is MAERKPIESWLTDMDGVLIHEGVPIPGADAFIKKLRETGKPFLVLTNNSIYTARDLHARLARMGLDVPVENIWTSALATARFLDDQRPGGTAYVIGEAGLTTALHDIGYVLTDHDPDYVVLGETRTYSFEAMTKAVRLINAGARFICTNPDETGPSLEGPLPATGSVAALITKATGKDPYFAGKPNPLMMRTGLNAIGAHSESSAMIGDRMDTDILAGLEAGMQTFLVLTGLTTYAEIDRFPYRPSKIVDSIADLVDRV
- a CDS encoding 2-aminoethylphosphonate ABC transporter substrate-binding protein codes for the protein MRTSSTIIKPIAALTGTLALAAGLTACGGSSAASDEKVVTVYSADGLKGEKGDGWYDKVFADFEKQTGIKVKYVEGGSGEMVQRAVREKNNTQADVIVTLPPFIQQADSKGLLQAYTPKGAEQVDGGNKAADGKWTSVVNNYFGFIHNKQQLKEAPKTWEELLDAKYKNKLQYSTPGVAGDGTAVVIKAMHDFGGQEPAMEYLKKLQTNNVGPSSSTSKLAPKVDKGEILVANGDVQMNFAQSKSMPNLGIWFPAKDGGKPTSFALPYAAGLVNKAPHSENGKKLLDFMLSEQAQREVSAIGGGFPARKDVKATDANAIELAKLMEGVEIFEPNWADIDKNLTDYVDAWKTATGS